In one Lolium rigidum isolate FL_2022 chromosome 3, APGP_CSIRO_Lrig_0.1, whole genome shotgun sequence genomic region, the following are encoded:
- the LOC124697786 gene encoding uncharacterized protein LOC124697786, producing MELWNDRHHVWLRSRGTGDYLHADDDGVGVSLQERGASLNTAWAVHVYRNDNGMYLLLHSAAYGSYLAATATRARRAHRGFRVVQRNYDEPEVQAIMWQVIGAGPGTGNAVVLRNIGGRYLRANGKYLLLNNGVTVDDYDNISNMMHWIVEPIPARMGMPAISDRPVKVHLPGDFSVVFLRRPVDPFRRVRFVRGDNEGNYPEEGWSQFRYRGRSVYALRNELARRLGCIDRSLKLNLYVRAGRFGRLTRLVENLPRHRHEVTMEIVVFEDRAPAARALRHPDVDWMERRDSPERPAAVYGRDAYLAGYFGHR from the exons ATGGAGCTGTGGAACGACAGGCACCACGTGTGGCTGCGGAGCCGCGGGACCGGCGACTACCTCCACGCCGACGACGACGGAGTGGGCGTCTCCCTCCAGGAGCGCGGCGCGTCGCTGAACACGGCGTGGGCGGTGCACGTCTACCGCAACGACAACGGCATGTACCTGCTCCTCCACAGCGCCGCCTACGGCAGCTAcctcgccgccacggccacgCGGGCGCGGCGCGCCCACCGCGGCTTCCGCGTCGTGCAGCGCAactacgacgagccggaggtacagGCCATCATGTGGCAGGTCATCGgggccggccctgggaccgggaaCGCCGTCGTGCTCCGCAACATCGGCGGCCGCTACCTCCGCGCCAACGGCAAGTACCTCCTCTTGAACAACGGCGTCACCGTCGACGACTACGACAACATCAGCAACATGATGCACTGGATCGTCGAGCCCATCCCCGCAAGAATGGGCATGCCTGCCATTTCAGATCGCCCGGTCAAG GTGCATCTCCCCGGAGACTTCTCCGTGGTCTTTCTCCGGCGTCCGGTGGACCCGTTCCGGCGGGTTCGGTTCGTGCGGGGGGACAACGAAGGGAACTACCCCGAGGAGGGCTGGTCACAGTTCCGTTACAGGGGGAGGTCCGTGTACGCCCTGAGGAACGAGCTGGCCCGCCGCCTTGGCTGCATCGACCGCTCCCTCAAGCTCAACCTGTACGTCAGAGCGGGCCGCTTCGGGAGGCTGACTCGACTCGTGGAAAACCTTCCCCGTCACCGTCATGAAGTTACCATGGAGATCGTCGTCTTCGAGGACAGGGCACCAG CCGCCCGTGCGCTGCGACACCCGGACGTCGACTGGATGGAGCGTAGAGATAGCCCAGAGCGGCCTGCAGCTGTTTATGGCCGAGATGCGTATCTTGCTGGATACTTTGGGCACCGCTAG